A stretch of Sulfurovum zhangzhouensis DNA encodes these proteins:
- a CDS encoding ribonucleotide-diphosphate reductase subunit beta has translation MLRKKIYNPESKEKTKERKIFGGDPTGIFELNNIKYQWAYNLWEMMLNNTWFPKEVDMTRDVNDYKNLTSDEKMAYDKVLAQLIFMDSLQTNNIMDNINPYMTSPEINLILVRQAFEEALHAQSYAVMVDSISTNSDEIYELWRRDMMLKSKNDAIAKVYQDLTDNPSDRNIVKAMFANQILEGIYFYSGFAYIYTLARSDKMLGSAQMIRFIQRDEVTHLLIFQNMINSIKKERPDLFTRDLIDEVYDMFRSAVKLESQWGAYITQGQILGLTDAIIEQYIQYLADQRLHAVGLEKLYNVEHPIKWVDNFSKFNDQKTNFFEGNVTNYSKGSLDFDDF, from the coding sequence ATGTTGCGTAAGAAGATATACAATCCTGAGTCAAAAGAGAAGACAAAAGAGCGTAAGATATTCGGAGGAGATCCTACCGGTATCTTCGAACTTAATAACATTAAATACCAATGGGCATACAACCTTTGGGAGATGATGCTGAATAATACATGGTTCCCTAAAGAGGTCGATATGACAAGGGATGTGAATGACTATAAAAATCTCACGTCTGATGAGAAAATGGCCTATGATAAGGTATTGGCGCAATTGATCTTTATGGACTCGTTACAGACCAATAATATTATGGATAACATCAACCCATATATGACATCTCCTGAGATTAACCTGATCCTTGTTAGACAGGCTTTTGAAGAGGCGCTGCATGCACAAAGTTATGCGGTAATGGTAGACAGTATTTCGACCAATTCCGATGAGATCTATGAGCTATGGCGTAGAGATATGATGCTTAAGTCTAAAAATGATGCGATCGCAAAAGTGTATCAGGATCTTACGGATAATCCAAGTGACCGCAATATCGTTAAAGCGATGTTTGCCAACCAAATTTTGGAGGGTATCTATTTCTACAGCGGATTTGCCTACATCTATACTTTGGCACGTTCGGATAAGATGCTCGGATCTGCACAGATGATCCGTTTTATCCAGAGGGATGAAGTAACTCACCTGCTGATCTTCCAAAACATGATCAACTCTATCAAAAAAGAAAGACCGGACCTTTTCACCCGTGATCTGATTGACGAAGTGTATGATATGTTCCGTTCAGCAGTGAAGCTTGAATCTCAGTGGGGTGCTTATATCACGCAAGGACAGATCCTCGGACTTACTGATGCGATCATTGAGCAGTATATTCAGTATCTTGCAGACCAGAGACTGCATGCTGTCGGACTTGAGAAGCTTTACAATGTTGAACATCCGATCAAATGGGTTGATAACTTCTCCAAATTCAACGATCAAAAAACCAATTTCTTTGAAGGTAATGTGACGAACTACTCTAAAGGAAGTCTGGACTTTGACGATTTCTAG
- a CDS encoding ribonucleoside-diphosphate reductase subunit alpha produces the protein MVRVVKRNGRVETLDVTKIQKYTSAAIEGLDGVSQSELEVDAKLQFRDMIHTKEIQKTLIKTAVDKIDIDRPNWTFVAARLFLYDIYHTATGFTGYNHLREYFERGEKEGRIVLGLKEKYDLNDLNDYIKPERDLQFNYLGIRTLYDRYLIKDREGNPIELPQQLFMAVAMFLAQNEFDCQTWAKKFYDILSKFEVMAATPTLSNARTPRHQLSSCYIGSTPDNIEGIFDGYKEMALLSKFGGGIGWDWSLVRGMGSYIDGHKHAAGGIVPFLKIANDVAIAVDQLGTRKGAIAVYIEPWHVDVKDFLDLKKNSGEERRRAHDLFPALWLNDLFMKRVDEDSQWTLFDPFEVPELTELYGEEFEARYIELENSDDKITREVISAKGLWKHILRSYFESGSPFLTFKDAANKANPNKHAGVIRSSNLCTEIFQNTSPNHYKIKLTFEDGSVETYEENEMLTVDSGMTKPAKKVTALDSLNGKQVWITDKEKSDGETAVCNLASINLGRVNTPEDMARVVPTAMRMLDNVIDLNFYPLAKVKKTNSKTRAVGLGVMGEAQMLAEAGIHWGSHDHFEKIDEVMEAVSYYAIRASSDLALEKGKYPLYEGSDWSKGILTIDKANEEACKLVDRGGLFGYSFDWAGLREKVKTDGMRNGYLMAVAPTSSISILTGTTQAIEPVYKRKWFEENLSGLIPVVVPNLSPETWGYYTPAYDLDQRILIRAAAIRQKWIDQGQSLNIFITLDKASGKYLNDIYMDAWKFGLKSTYYLRSQSPESSNDVEDRSMECVGCQ, from the coding sequence ATGGTCAGAGTTGTAAAGCGAAACGGAAGAGTAGAAACATTGGACGTGACGAAGATCCAGAAGTATACATCTGCAGCGATCGAAGGGTTGGATGGTGTAAGCCAAAGCGAACTGGAAGTTGATGCTAAGTTACAGTTTCGTGACATGATCCATACAAAAGAGATCCAGAAGACACTGATAAAAACAGCAGTTGACAAGATTGACATAGACAGACCCAACTGGACCTTTGTGGCTGCCAGACTGTTCCTCTATGACATCTATCATACAGCAACAGGATTTACCGGTTATAACCATCTTCGTGAATATTTTGAACGCGGAGAGAAAGAGGGCCGTATCGTACTGGGATTGAAAGAGAAGTATGACCTTAATGACCTTAATGATTATATTAAGCCTGAACGTGACCTTCAGTTTAATTATCTTGGGATCAGAACACTCTATGACAGATATCTGATCAAGGATAGAGAAGGGAACCCTATAGAACTTCCGCAGCAGCTTTTTATGGCCGTGGCAATGTTCCTGGCTCAAAATGAATTCGATTGCCAGACTTGGGCAAAGAAGTTCTATGATATTTTGAGTAAGTTTGAAGTTATGGCTGCAACGCCTACACTGTCAAATGCCCGTACACCAAGACACCAACTCAGTTCATGTTATATCGGGTCTACACCGGATAATATTGAGGGTATCTTTGATGGATACAAAGAGATGGCACTATTGTCAAAATTCGGTGGCGGTATCGGTTGGGACTGGTCGCTTGTGCGTGGTATGGGATCTTATATCGATGGTCACAAACATGCAGCCGGTGGTATCGTACCGTTCTTGAAGATCGCTAACGATGTAGCGATCGCAGTTGACCAACTTGGTACACGTAAAGGTGCGATCGCAGTATACATAGAACCGTGGCATGTGGATGTGAAAGACTTCCTCGATCTCAAAAAGAACTCAGGGGAAGAGCGCCGTAGAGCACATGATCTGTTCCCTGCACTTTGGTTGAACGATCTTTTCATGAAGCGTGTGGACGAGGATTCTCAATGGACGCTTTTTGACCCGTTTGAGGTTCCGGAGCTGACAGAGCTTTACGGAGAGGAGTTTGAAGCACGTTATATAGAGTTGGAAAATTCTGATGATAAGATCACCAGAGAAGTAATCTCTGCAAAAGGGCTTTGGAAACATATCCTCAGAAGTTACTTTGAATCAGGAAGCCCGTTCTTGACATTTAAAGATGCAGCAAACAAAGCCAACCCGAACAAGCATGCAGGTGTAATCAGAAGTTCTAACCTTTGTACAGAGATCTTCCAGAACACCTCACCAAACCATTATAAGATCAAGTTGACATTTGAAGACGGTTCGGTGGAAACCTATGAAGAGAACGAAATGTTAACTGTTGACAGTGGTATGACCAAACCTGCGAAGAAAGTGACGGCACTTGACAGTCTGAATGGTAAACAGGTATGGATCACAGATAAAGAGAAGAGTGACGGGGAGACAGCAGTATGTAACCTTGCTTCAATCAACCTTGGGCGTGTCAATACTCCTGAAGATATGGCTAGGGTTGTTCCAACAGCTATGCGTATGCTTGATAACGTCATCGATCTCAACTTCTATCCGTTGGCAAAAGTGAAAAAGACCAACTCGAAAACAAGAGCAGTCGGCCTTGGTGTAATGGGTGAAGCACAGATGCTTGCAGAAGCGGGCATTCACTGGGGAAGTCATGATCACTTTGAGAAGATCGATGAAGTGATGGAAGCAGTTTCTTATTATGCGATCCGTGCATCATCGGATCTTGCTTTGGAGAAAGGAAAGTATCCACTGTATGAAGGTTCGGATTGGTCAAAAGGTATACTCACGATTGACAAAGCGAACGAAGAAGCATGTAAACTGGTAGACAGGGGTGGACTCTTTGGATATAGCTTTGACTGGGCAGGGCTTAGAGAGAAAGTAAAAACTGACGGTATGAGAAACGGTTACCTTATGGCAGTAGCTCCGACAAGTTCTATCTCGATCTTGACAGGAACAACACAAGCGATCGAACCGGTGTATAAACGTAAGTGGTTTGAAGAGAACCTTTCAGGGCTTATCCCTGTTGTTGTGCCAAATCTTTCTCCTGAGACATGGGGCTACTATACGCCTGCCTATGATCTGGATCAAAGAATACTTATCAGAGCAGCAGCGATACGTCAGAAGTGGATCGATCAGGGGCAGTCGCTTAACATCTTTATTACGCTTGATAAAGCAAGTGGTAAATATCTTAACGATATCTATATGGATGCATGGAAGTTTGGTCTGAAGTCAACGTACTATCTAAGAAGCCAGTCACCTGAGTCTTCTAATGATGTAGAAGACAGATCTATGGAATGTGTAGGTTGTCAATAA
- the purB gene encoding adenylosuccinate lyase, with protein MVERYARPEMVEKWTQHARYAAWLEVEKAAVKAWNKLGLIPDEDCEKIVNNATFSVERIEEIEAVTKHDLIAFNTSVAESLGEESRWFHYGMTSSDAVDTGVALQMRDSLKIIIEDVKMLMESIKKRAEEHKFTLMVGRSHGIHGEPITFGLTLAVWYDEMARHLKNLEETMEVISVGQISGAMGNFAHAPLELEEYAMAELGLKPEPCSNQVIHRDRYARLATALALMASSVEKFAVQVRHLQRTEVYEAEEYFAKGQKGSSAMPHKRNPILTENITGLARMIRAYCIPAMENVALWHERDISHSSTERFWLPDSFITSDFMLHRMNSVIANLTVMPENMMKNLNLTGGLVFSQRVLLELPKAGVSREDAYRIVQRNAMKVWEEIQQGKPTTNEQGESLYLGHLLADEELRSKLSEEQIRECFNYDYYTKNVDAIFNRVFNK; from the coding sequence ATGGTAGAAAGATATGCAAGACCGGAGATGGTTGAAAAGTGGACGCAACACGCAAGATATGCAGCATGGCTTGAAGTAGAGAAAGCAGCTGTAAAAGCTTGGAATAAACTTGGACTTATTCCTGATGAAGATTGTGAAAAGATAGTAAACAATGCTACTTTTTCAGTCGAAAGAATAGAAGAAATCGAAGCGGTTACAAAACACGACTTAATTGCATTCAATACAAGTGTAGCTGAATCACTAGGTGAAGAGTCTAGATGGTTTCACTATGGTATGACAAGTTCAGATGCAGTTGACACCGGTGTTGCACTTCAGATGAGAGATTCTTTAAAAATCATTATTGAAGATGTCAAAATGTTAATGGAGTCTATCAAAAAGAGAGCCGAGGAACACAAATTTACATTGATGGTAGGAAGAAGCCACGGTATTCATGGTGAACCTATTACATTTGGTTTGACGTTAGCTGTCTGGTATGATGAGATGGCAAGACACCTTAAAAACCTTGAAGAGACGATGGAAGTGATCTCTGTAGGACAAATCTCAGGTGCGATGGGTAACTTTGCACATGCACCGCTTGAACTTGAAGAGTATGCAATGGCTGAACTTGGATTAAAACCTGAGCCTTGTTCAAACCAAGTAATTCATAGAGATAGATACGCTAGACTTGCTACGGCTTTGGCACTCATGGCGTCTTCTGTTGAAAAGTTTGCTGTACAAGTAAGACATCTGCAAAGAACTGAAGTTTATGAAGCTGAAGAGTATTTTGCAAAAGGACAGAAAGGGTCTTCTGCAATGCCACACAAAAGAAACCCAATCCTGACTGAGAACATTACAGGTCTTGCAAGAATGATCAGAGCATACTGTATCCCTGCGATGGAGAACGTAGCACTTTGGCATGAAAGAGATATCTCTCACTCTTCTACTGAGAGATTCTGGCTACCTGATTCGTTCATCACATCTGATTTTATGCTTCACCGTATGAACAGTGTCATTGCAAATCTAACGGTAATGCCAGAGAATATGATGAAGAACCTGAACCTTACAGGTGGACTTGTATTCTCACAAAGAGTACTGCTTGAACTTCCAAAAGCAGGTGTGAGTAGAGAAGATGCTTATAGGATCGTTCAGAGAAATGCGATGAAAGTATGGGAAGAGATCCAGCAAGGTAAACCGACAACAAATGAACAGGGTGAGTCACTTTATCTTGGTCACCTCTTGGCTGATGAAGAACTTAGAAGTAAACTAAGTGAAGAGCAGATCAGAGAGTGTTTCAACTACGATTACTATACGAAAAATGTTGATGCGATCTTCAATAGAGTATTCAACAAATAG
- a CDS encoding RluA family pseudouridine synthase translates to MPFVKETFYISEPTKAFVYVMRTLGYTQGEAQRHISKGRILINGESMFRPGNIIQGEIEMVFFRPKSQGEKPLFHNKDFMVFEKPSGVLVHPNTMATPYSMLDEIRGHAGDDANAAHRIDMETSGLLLASKHKESEAYLKTSFETKKIKKSYLAWVDGKLTEPFSVTAPILVNGNYDVTKHKVFVDEEHGKPSHTDFIPLKYDEKLDATLVACYPHTGRTHQIRIHLFHVKHPILGDPIYGATFEATSNYLDLTQTFEERMVEHGASRLLLHAQSLTFEYGSKFHIESKTDFESMKECIHPKEKRKFNP, encoded by the coding sequence ATGCCATTCGTAAAAGAAACTTTCTATATCAGTGAACCGACTAAAGCCTTTGTCTATGTGATGCGTACACTGGGCTATACGCAGGGTGAAGCACAAAGACATATTTCCAAAGGACGTATCCTGATCAATGGGGAGTCGATGTTCCGCCCGGGAAACATTATCCAAGGAGAAATAGAGATGGTCTTTTTCCGCCCTAAATCACAGGGTGAAAAACCGCTCTTTCACAATAAAGACTTTATGGTGTTTGAAAAACCTTCAGGTGTTTTAGTTCACCCCAACACCATGGCAACCCCCTACTCTATGCTTGATGAAATAAGAGGACATGCCGGGGATGATGCCAATGCTGCTCACCGTATCGATATGGAAACGTCAGGTCTGCTTCTGGCAAGTAAACATAAAGAATCCGAGGCTTATTTGAAAACTTCTTTTGAAACCAAAAAGATCAAAAAGTCCTACCTGGCTTGGGTGGATGGAAAACTGACAGAACCTTTCAGTGTCACTGCACCGATCTTGGTAAATGGAAATTACGATGTGACCAAGCATAAAGTCTTTGTCGATGAAGAACACGGCAAACCTTCTCATACGGACTTTATACCACTCAAGTATGATGAAAAACTGGATGCCACACTTGTAGCCTGTTATCCGCATACAGGTAGAACCCATCAGATACGTATACATTTGTTTCACGTGAAACATCCAATATTGGGCGACCCAATCTACGGTGCTACATTTGAGGCTACAAGCAACTACCTGGACCTTACCCAAACCTTTGAAGAACGTATGGTAGAACACGGTGCATCAAGATTGCTTTTGCATGCACAAAGCCTCACATTTGAGTATGGTTCAAAATTTCATATAGAAAGTAAAACAGATTTTGAGTCGATGAAAGAGTGTATTCATCCCAAAGAAAAAAGAAAGTTCAATCCGTAG
- the rlmN gene encoding 23S rRNA (adenine(2503)-C(2))-methyltransferase RlmN produces MQEKKIIQDYTKEELAEFIKPAFRVKQIYSWIYHKYVDSFEQMKNLPKEMKEQLENEYTLTPLKTVMVQNSKDGSRKYLFELHDGHTIEAVLLLMREKEYHEDGSLKHHERYTVCISSQVGCKVGCAFCLTAKGGFVRDLTPGEIVEQVRMIKKDNEIDANRRVNLVYMGMGEPLDNLPAVAKAVKIFADPDGMAISPNRQTISTSGLSSKIEKLGKMDLGINLAISLHAVDDVLRQQLMPINKAYNIKSIIDAVKNFPVNARKRVMFEYLVIKNVNDDIESAKKLLSLLEGIKAKVNLIYFNPYGGTEFKRPDEKDMIAFQEYLVKRGLLCTIRESKGLDISAACGQLREQELENKQ; encoded by the coding sequence ATGCAAGAAAAAAAGATCATTCAGGACTATACTAAAGAGGAGTTGGCAGAATTTATCAAACCTGCATTCCGTGTCAAACAGATATACTCTTGGATCTATCATAAGTATGTAGATTCTTTTGAACAGATGAAAAATCTGCCTAAAGAGATGAAAGAGCAGTTGGAAAATGAGTATACGCTTACTCCTCTGAAAACAGTGATGGTCCAAAACTCTAAAGATGGCAGCCGAAAATATCTTTTTGAACTACATGATGGTCATACGATAGAAGCAGTACTTCTTTTGATGAGAGAGAAGGAGTATCATGAGGATGGATCATTAAAACATCATGAACGTTATACTGTCTGTATCTCATCCCAGGTAGGGTGTAAGGTAGGATGTGCTTTCTGTCTGACGGCAAAGGGTGGATTTGTACGTGATCTGACCCCGGGAGAGATCGTTGAACAGGTAAGAATGATCAAGAAAGATAATGAAATTGATGCCAACCGCCGTGTCAATCTTGTATATATGGGAATGGGAGAGCCGCTTGACAACCTTCCTGCTGTTGCCAAAGCTGTCAAGATATTTGCTGATCCTGACGGTATGGCGATCTCACCGAATAGACAAACGATCTCAACTTCAGGTCTCAGTTCCAAGATTGAAAAGCTAGGTAAAATGGACCTTGGCATTAATCTGGCAATCTCTTTACACGCAGTTGACGATGTGTTGCGTCAACAGTTGATGCCGATCAATAAAGCTTACAATATCAAGTCTATTATTGATGCAGTAAAAAACTTTCCTGTCAATGCAAGAAAGAGGGTGATGTTTGAGTATCTTGTGATCAAGAATGTCAATGATGACATCGAGTCGGCAAAGAAGCTTTTGAGTCTGCTTGAGGGTATCAAGGCGAAAGTGAACTTGATCTATTTTAACCCGTACGGCGGTACGGAGTTTAAAAGACCGGATGAAAAAGACATGATAGCTTTCCAGGAGTATCTGGTTAAACGTGGACTTTTGTGTACGATTAGAGAGTCAAAGGGACTTGATATCTCTGCTGCTTGTGGACAGCTCAGAGAGCAAGAGTTGGAAAATAAACAGTAA
- a CDS encoding purine-nucleoside phosphorylase, with translation MIVCAGKIETFNFATPVGIGMTDVSINLTKLCMEKKPEFLLFVGSAGSYGEKEIFEIIESKTACNIENSFLDGNSYTPIDNVVSSAEDVSRETLVNCSNYITANSRYAKQYLEKNIHLENMEFYAVLKVAQTFGIPAGGVFIVTNFCDENAHEDFKKNHKEAMLKLAAYMNKKNKELRI, from the coding sequence GTGATTGTTTGTGCCGGAAAAATAGAGACCTTTAACTTTGCCACTCCGGTAGGAATAGGTATGACAGATGTCTCTATTAACCTGACAAAGCTATGCATGGAAAAAAAGCCGGAGTTTCTTTTGTTTGTTGGAAGCGCAGGAAGTTATGGTGAAAAAGAGATCTTTGAAATCATAGAATCCAAGACAGCGTGTAATATAGAAAACAGTTTTTTGGATGGTAACTCTTATACCCCCATTGATAATGTAGTTTCTTCTGCAGAGGATGTTTCACGTGAAACACTTGTAAACTGCTCTAATTATATTACAGCAAATAGCAGGTATGCAAAACAGTATCTAGAAAAAAATATTCATCTTGAAAATATGGAATTTTATGCTGTTTTGAAAGTCGCACAAACATTCGGTATTCCTGCAGGCGGAGTTTTCATTGTGACTAATTTCTGTGATGAGAATGCACATGAAGATTTTAAAAAGAACCATAAAGAAGCAATGCTGAAATTAGCAGCTTACATGAATAAGAAGAATAAAGAATTGAGAATATAA
- the hisF gene encoding imidazole glycerol phosphate synthase subunit HisF, with translation MDYFAKRIIPCLDVDGGRVVKGVNFVGLRDAGDPVEVARRYNQEGADEITFLDIGASHEGRDTIVDVVKKVAQEVFIPLTVGGGIRELQDIYNLLNVGCDKVSVNSAAIKRPVFIEEGAKRFGSQCIVVAIDAKQVGQDKWHVFTHGGRNDTGIDALEWAKEAYNRGAGELLVTSMDADGTKAGFDNNLNARISDAVNIPVIASGGAGTMKHIEEAFTIGHADAALAASIFHFREIDIMDLKHYLKSHNIPVRL, from the coding sequence ATGGATTATTTTGCAAAACGTATTATTCCCTGTTTAGATGTAGATGGCGGTCGTGTAGTGAAGGGTGTGAATTTTGTAGGCCTTCGTGATGCAGGTGACCCTGTCGAAGTAGCAAGACGTTACAACCAGGAAGGTGCAGATGAGATCACTTTTTTGGATATCGGTGCGAGCCATGAAGGAAGAGATACGATCGTAGATGTAGTGAAGAAAGTTGCTCAGGAAGTTTTTATCCCGCTCACTGTGGGAGGAGGGATCCGGGAACTTCAGGATATCTATAACCTTTTGAATGTAGGATGTGATAAAGTAAGTGTTAACTCAGCAGCGATCAAACGCCCTGTGTTTATCGAAGAGGGTGCCAAACGTTTTGGTTCACAGTGTATCGTGGTCGCTATCGATGCGAAGCAAGTGGGTCAGGATAAATGGCATGTGTTCACACATGGCGGACGTAATGATACGGGTATTGATGCATTGGAGTGGGCTAAAGAGGCTTATAACAGAGGCGCAGGTGAGTTACTTGTCACCTCAATGGATGCAGATGGCACTAAAGCAGGATTTGATAATAATCTTAATGCAAGGATATCTGATGCAGTGAATATTCCTGTTATCGCTTCCGGCGGGGCTGGAACGATGAAGCATATTGAAGAGGCTTTTACGATCGGGCATGCTGATGCTGCTCTTGCTGCTTCGATCTTCCACTTTAGAGAGATTGATATTATGGATCTTAAACATTATCTTAAATCACACAATATTCCAGTGAGACTTTAG